One part of the Rothia sp. ZJ932 genome encodes these proteins:
- a CDS encoding pitrilysin family protein, with product MPIVLPLTTAAAQGELNYVTGRLVYAGEGGNEVRRSILPGGVRVITERMPSQRSVSIGFWVGVGSRDEQPGMLGSTHFLEHLLFKGTEKRSALDIAQAFDEVGGESNALTAKEHTCYYARALDDDTQMAINVIADMVTSARLDDADMEQERGVILEEIAMDQDDPTDVAFENHIEQLMGTNPLGRPIGGNPEEIMNVSREAVYEHYKKFYTPDRLVVSAAGSLDHSQIVSYVLAALENSGWNLTEGVMPSPRRVRSATLISPASAHLELDKGFEQTNIVVGRPSIIAGDERCYAMSVLTSALGGGMSSRLFQEIREKRGLAYSTFAFSGTYSDAGYFGMYAGCLPAKTEQVQEIMYREFEQLVREGLGDAELSKVLGQLGGATILGSEDAGSRMSRLGRAELDAGEFSTLDEILHGVRSVTHRDIKELLEFLAQQPEVTTIVR from the coding sequence GTTATTACCGAGCGTATGCCTTCCCAACGCAGTGTTTCCATCGGTTTTTGGGTGGGGGTAGGTTCTCGCGATGAGCAGCCTGGAATGCTTGGCTCAACTCACTTCTTAGAGCATCTACTCTTTAAAGGCACCGAAAAACGTAGCGCACTCGATATCGCTCAAGCGTTTGACGAAGTGGGTGGAGAATCCAACGCGCTGACCGCTAAAGAACATACCTGCTACTATGCGCGCGCCCTGGACGATGATACCCAAATGGCTATCAATGTTATTGCAGATATGGTGACTAGCGCCCGCCTTGATGACGCTGATATGGAGCAGGAACGTGGCGTTATCCTCGAAGAAATTGCTATGGATCAAGATGACCCTACAGACGTTGCCTTTGAGAACCATATTGAGCAGCTCATGGGGACAAACCCGTTGGGTAGACCCATTGGAGGCAACCCCGAAGAGATTATGAATGTGTCCCGCGAGGCAGTGTATGAACACTACAAGAAGTTCTACACCCCTGACCGTCTCGTTGTTTCAGCAGCCGGTTCGCTGGACCACTCACAAATTGTCTCCTATGTTCTTGCAGCCCTTGAAAATAGTGGGTGGAATCTCACCGAAGGCGTTATGCCATCACCCCGTCGTGTTCGCTCAGCAACTTTGATTAGCCCAGCGTCTGCCCACCTTGAACTTGATAAAGGCTTTGAACAGACCAATATCGTGGTTGGTCGTCCCTCAATCATTGCCGGTGACGAGCGTTGCTATGCGATGAGTGTTCTCACATCAGCTCTTGGTGGCGGTATGTCTTCGCGCCTCTTCCAAGAAATCCGCGAAAAAAGAGGACTCGCTTACTCAACTTTCGCTTTCTCTGGTACCTACTCGGACGCTGGTTATTTTGGCATGTACGCTGGTTGCCTACCCGCGAAAACTGAGCAGGTGCAAGAGATCATGTACCGGGAGTTTGAACAGCTCGTGCGGGAAGGCCTCGGCGACGCTGAGCTTAGTAAAGTCTTAGGCCAGCTGGGTGGGGCAACTATTCTAGGCAGCGAAGATGCAGGTTCCCGCATGTCGCGTCTAGGACGGGCTGAACTTGACGCTGGTGAATTTTCTACGCTGGACGAAATCCTACACGGTGTGCGTTCTGTGACCCATCGCGATATTAAAGAACTGCTAGAATTTCTTGCTCAACAGCCTGAAGTGACTACCATTGTTCGCTAG